The following proteins are encoded in a genomic region of Liolophura sinensis isolate JHLJ2023 chromosome 7, CUHK_Ljap_v2, whole genome shotgun sequence:
- the LOC135470681 gene encoding uncharacterized protein LOC135470681: MRPESFNKLCGLVRPFIEKSDTHLRKCIPVEQRVAVALWTLATNVEYRTIGHLFGISRSSVCIIVKEVCNAIHQTLLFKYIYLPFGQELLQIMQKFETTWGFPNCAGAIDGCHIPIIAPKENHTDYYNRKGIYSIILHATVDCNYLIRDVCIGWPGKVHDARVLANSEMYRLGQSGKLFANETCKIQGTDVPVVILGDPAYPLLPWLMKPYAETARTSPAQYRFNYTLSRNRMVVENVFGRLKGRWRRLLKGMDFSVQSVPIIISACCILHNFGETEGDAFADEWRFDCFGGDGENCQETSAEQSKTTADNIPEAFCRHFSPNL, encoded by the coding sequence ATGAGACCGGAGAGTTTTAACAAACTGTGTGGATTAGTGAGGCCTTTTATTGAGAAGTCTGATACTCATTTGAGAAAGTGCATTCCTGTTGAACAGAGGGTTGCTGTTGCCCTCTGGACCCTGGCTACTAATGTAGAATATCGGACAATCGGACACTTGTTTGGTATTTCAAGATCGTCTGTATGCATAATTGTTAAGGAAGTGTGTAATGCAATACATCAAACTTTGCTTTTTAAGTATATATACTTGCCCTTCGGTCAAGAATTACTCCAGATTATGCAAAAGTTTGAAACAACATGGGGTTTTCCTAACTGTGCTGGAGCTATAGATGGTTGCCACATTCCAATAATAGCCCCAAAAGAAAATCATACAGACTACTATAACCGTAAAGGTATCTACAGTATCATTTTACATGCTACTGTCGACTGCAATTACCTAATACGAGATGTCTGTATTGGATGGCCTGGAAAGGTGCATGATGCAAGAGTGTTGGCTAACTCAGAGATGTATCGCCTTGGTCAGTCAGGGAAACTGTTCGCCAATGAAACTTGCAAAATACAAGGCACAGATGTACCAGTTGTCATACTTGGTGATCCGGCATACCCTCTTTTACCCTGGCTGATGAAGCCATATGCTGAAACAGCCAGAACCTCTCCAGCCCAATATCGTTTCAACTATACATTAAGTAGAAACCGTATGgttgttgaaaatgtttttggacGCCTGAAAGGTCGATGGCGTCGTCTGCTGAAAGGGATGGATTTCAGTGTTCAATCTGTCCCGATAATTATCTCTGCATGTTGTATACTTCACAATTTTGGAGAAACTGAAGGCGATGCCTTTGCTGACGAATGGCGATTTGATTGTTTTGGTGGTGATGGTGAAAATTGCCAGGAAACTTCAGCTGAACAGAGCAAAACAACTGCTGACAATATCCCAGAAGCATTTTGTAGGCACTTTTCGCCAAATCTCTGA
- the LOC135470679 gene encoding uncharacterized protein LOC135470679: MPRVTRTNPRRKKKSVTPGRGSNPIDTALHALYYNPESPAAYSGVQPLLKAARQQGLKVSRTHVSAWLAQQDTYTLHRPARRHYPRNRVVVGGIDSQWQADLVDMTAFAKENDNNRYLLTCIDVLSKYAWVMPLRTKTGARLIEAFQQIFKTGRRPLCLQTDEGKEFLNRPFQAFLKDKGVFFFHTFNETKASVVELFHRSQHSAIPGRLTGAGSRLQSSLPPKHTTSPYRRHPQNQKEVRQVLYGPLTAKRSVHRYRAGNLVRISKVKGKFEKSYLPNWSTEMFRIVRSHARQPAVYTLEDLNGDQLLGTFYETELQPLTAAVDKFYQVEKILKRELRRGKLYYWVKWVGYPPSFKSWVPATDVKRI; the protein is encoded by the coding sequence ATGCCTCGCGTCACTCGCACCAACCCacggcgaaaaaaaaaatcagtcacgCCGGGCCGTGGTTCAAACCCGATCGATACCGCTCtccatgctttgtattataacCCGGAGagtccagcggcttacagcgggGTTCAACCGTTGCTCAAGGCAGCTCGACAACagggactcaaagtgagtcgaacccacgtgtcggcttggctggctcagCAGGACACATACACACTCCACCGGCCTGCACGCCGCCATTACCCGCGTAACCGAGTGGTGGTTGGGGGTATTGACAGTCAGTGGCAAgcggacctggtcgacatgacagcgttcgccaaagagaatgacaacaaccgttacctactgacCTGCATCGATGTGCTCTCCAAGTATGCCTGGGTGATGCCACTCCGGACCAAAACCGGGGCTCGTTTGATCGAggcatttcaacagattttcaagacGGGTCGCCGACCGTTGTGcctgcaaacggacgaggggaaagagtttctgaacagaccgtttcaagcctttttaaaggacaaaggggtgtttttctttcacacgtttaacgaaaccaaagccTCCGTGGTAGAActatttcaccgctcacaacactcggcgaTACCTGGACGCCTTACCGGCGCTGGTTCGCGGTTACAATCAAGCCTACCACCGAAGCATACGACGAGCCCCTATCGACGTCACCCCCAGAACCAAAAGGAAGTCCGGCAAGTCTTGTACGGTCCACTCACAGCCAAACGTTCGGTCCACCGGTATCGGGCCGGTAATCTCGTGCgtatcagtaaagtgaaagggaaatttgaaaaatcatacctgccgaattggagcacggaaatgttccgcatcgtcCGATCCCACGCTCGACAGCCtgctgtgtacacactggaggatttGAACGGGGACCAATTGCTAGGGACGTTTTACGAAACCGAACTCCAACCGCTGACAGCCGCGGTGgataagttttatcaggtggagaagatcttaaaaagggaGCTGCGGCGAGgaaaactgtactattgggtgaagtgggtcggttatccacccagctttaaaTCTTGGGTGCCGGCCACGGATGTGAAACGTATTTAA
- the LOC135470680 gene encoding uncharacterized protein F54H12.2-like, producing the protein MLYVKAKILNGDGTAVAVDKVASTNLWIQSMWRQVDVSLNDKLITPSTNMYPCRAYLETLLSYGKEAKKSQLSAALWYADTPGKFDTMTDTNAGFVDRLTCTAESRSVDMLGRLHCDMFLQHRHLLNNVTVRIRLTPAKDSFALMSDEAATGYKTRLEEVLIFVRKVKITSGVQLGHLKALAKAPAKYPIRRVLIKYFSVPRGHTLINEQNLFLGSLPTRLVVGCVSNKAFDGDYTKNPFRFRHYYTNFVALYVGGRQIPTKPLTPDFENENFIPTYMNLFTHTGKAFHDEGNNIKRTTFAEGHTLFCFDLTPSLHDDHQLNLVQKGVLRLEMRFAKPLPETINVVCYAEFSNIVEIDQSRNVLCDFAS; encoded by the coding sequence atgcTGTACGTGAAGGCAAAAATCCTCAACGGCGACGGGACGGCTGTGGCTGTTGACAAGGTGGCTTCGACTAACCTGTGGATACAATCCATGTGGCGacaggtcgacgtctccctAAACGATAAACTCATCACAccgtccaccaacatgtacccatGCCGGGCTTACTTGGAGACATTGTTGTCTTACGGTAAAGAGGCTAAAAAGAGCCAGCTGTCTGCTGCCTTGTGGTATGCGGACACCCCAGGAAAGTTTGACACGATGACTGACACCAACGCCGGGTTTGTCGATCGGCTGACCTGCACGGCTGAAAGTCGGTCGGTCGACATGCTGGGTCGCCTGCATTGTGACATGTTCCTGCAACACCGACACCTGCTCAACAACGTCACTGTCCGCATCCGCCTCACCCCGGCTAAGGATTCGTTTGCTTTGATGTCCGATGAAGCCGCTACCGGCTACAAGACCCGCTTGGAGGAGGTATTGATCTTTGTGCGCaaagtgaaaatcaccagcggtgtgcaactggggcatttgaaagcGTTGGCCAAAGCCCCTGCCAAGTACCCAATCCGCCGCGTGCTGATCAAGTATTTCTCTGTCCCCAGAGGTCACACCctcatcaatgaacaaaacctatttctgggcagcttaccgacacgtttagtggtgggGTGTGTGAGCAACAAGGCTTTTGACGGGGACTACACTAAAAACCCGTTTCGTTTCCGACACTActacacaaacttcgtcgccttgTACGTTGGCGGTCGTCAGATTCCAACCAAGCCCCTGACACCCGACTTTGAGAACGAGAATTTCATCCccacgtacatgaacctctttacccacACGGGGAAAGCGTTTCACGACGAGGGAAACAATATCAAGCGCACCACATTCGCCGAAGGCcacacgctgttttgtttcgacttgacccctAGCCTCCACGATGAccaccaactgaacctggtacaaaaaggggttttgcgcctggagatgcggtttgccaaaccactgccggaaaccattaacgtggtgtgctacgctGAATTCAGCAATATCGTAGAAATAGACcaaagccgaaacgtgctctgtgacttcgccagttga